One Oceanicoccus sagamiensis genomic region harbors:
- a CDS encoding type II secretion system protein has protein sequence MNTTKLTLLMSHPSAQGYRRSKGFTLIELVIVIILLGLLAAAALPRLLSATDEAEVASLEGVAGGFSTGVSIAHAQWAADGNVAGGSTSAAAKIAINLDGKVFYMNEYGWPANINSGDDAAANGQTADECKQVFDNILQSSPSSTVNSGNRSNNRYFISVVAGAGGSIAGETGDVCRYELILNSSAAATETHYFDYDLVDGQVTVIYPDQN, from the coding sequence ATGAATACTACAAAGCTAACGTTATTAATGAGTCACCCGTCGGCACAGGGCTACCGCCGGTCCAAGGGCTTTACCTTGATTGAGCTGGTTATCGTTATTATCTTACTGGGCCTGCTCGCAGCTGCGGCTTTGCCCAGATTGTTAAGTGCCACTGATGAGGCGGAAGTAGCCAGTCTTGAAGGTGTGGCGGGTGGTTTTAGTACCGGCGTCTCTATTGCGCATGCCCAGTGGGCAGCCGATGGCAATGTTGCCGGTGGCAGCACCTCCGCGGCAGCCAAGATAGCGATCAACCTCGATGGCAAAGTGTTTTATATGAATGAGTATGGTTGGCCGGCCAATATCAATAGCGGTGATGATGCTGCAGCAAACGGGCAAACGGCCGATGAATGTAAACAGGTGTTTGACAATATTTTACAGAGTTCGCCCTCATCAACGGTGAATTCAGGAAATCGCAGTAATAATCGTTACTTTATTTCTGTCGTTGCTGGAGCCGGTGGCAGTATTGCAGGAGAAACCGGTGATGTCTGTCGCTATGAATTGATTTTAAACAGTAGCGCCGCCGCCACAGAAACACATTATTTTGATTACGATTTGGTTGATGGTCAGGTTACCGTTATCTATCCGGACCAGAACTAA
- a CDS encoding type II secretion system F family protein, with amino-acid sequence MAKFSYRGRDDKGELVSGVIDAGSADSVASQLAGNGVTPIAINENIVAKAIEMPDIFQQKVTLEELSMFCRQMYSLTRSGVVLNRAIRGLAESLRNERLTTVLLDVETSLNSGVNLSSALGKHPDIFDSLFVNIINVGESSGRLEVAFQQLSNYMELEKDTRRRISSAVRYPIFVLTAISIAIVVLNIFVIPVFADLFSKFGADLPWATRILIGTSNFFVEEWPLIIVFSLGSVIGIRYYINTEAGRFKLDRVKLRIPLIGSILERATLARFSRSFALMLNSGVPLIQALELSSQAVGNSYMAKNIRGMREGIQRGESLLRSALHSGMFTPLVLQMIQVGEETGQVDEMLNEVAEFYEQEVDYDLKNLSSYIEPILIACIAGLVMILALGIFLPMWDMMNVMQG; translated from the coding sequence ATGGCCAAATTTAGCTATCGCGGCAGAGATGACAAAGGGGAATTAGTCTCCGGTGTTATTGATGCTGGCTCTGCGGATAGCGTGGCTTCACAGTTGGCAGGCAATGGTGTGACGCCCATTGCCATCAACGAAAATATTGTCGCTAAGGCGATTGAGATGCCCGATATTTTTCAGCAGAAAGTCACGCTGGAAGAGCTGAGTATGTTCTGTCGCCAAATGTATAGTTTGACGCGTTCAGGGGTGGTGCTAAATCGCGCCATTCGAGGTTTGGCGGAGTCGTTACGTAATGAGCGCTTAACGACGGTGTTATTAGATGTTGAAACCAGCCTAAACTCAGGGGTTAACCTGTCTTCTGCTCTGGGCAAGCATCCGGATATTTTTGACAGTCTGTTTGTGAATATTATCAATGTTGGCGAAAGTTCAGGCCGTCTTGAAGTTGCGTTCCAACAATTGTCCAATTATATGGAGCTGGAAAAAGATACCCGTCGTCGAATTTCATCCGCTGTACGCTATCCCATCTTTGTATTAACCGCGATATCCATTGCCATCGTGGTGCTGAATATTTTTGTAATCCCGGTTTTTGCCGATTTATTTTCAAAATTTGGTGCGGACCTTCCCTGGGCTACCCGTATATTAATTGGTACCTCGAATTTCTTTGTAGAAGAATGGCCGTTGATCATTGTATTTTCCCTGGGCTCAGTGATTGGTATTCGCTATTACATTAATACCGAGGCGGGGCGATTTAAACTGGACCGGGTTAAATTACGCATTCCATTAATAGGCTCGATTTTAGAGCGGGCCACACTGGCGCGCTTTAGTCGCAGCTTTGCCTTGATGCTCAACTCCGGTGTGCCTTTGATTCAGGCGCTGGAGCTCTCTTCCCAGGCCGTCGGTAATAGCTATATGGCCAAAAATATTCGCGGTATGAGGGAAGGTATCCAGCGCGGTGAAAGCCTGTTGCGCAGTGCCTTACACAGCGGAATGTTTACCCCCTTGGTATTGCAAATGATTCAGGTGGGTGAAGAGACCGGTCAGGTCGACGAAATGCTAAACGAAGTTGCAGAGTTTTATGAACAAGAGGTGGATTACGACTTAAAAAACCTCTCAAGTTATATCGAACCAATACTGATTGCCTGTATTGCGGGCCTGGTAATGATTCTTGCACTGGGCATCTTCCTGCCCATGTGGGACATGATGAATGTGATGCAGGGCTAA